In Spirochaetaceae bacterium, a genomic segment contains:
- a CDS encoding DUF2847 family protein gives MASIVPMDREELPADCYVYKHSTACPISAAAAEVVRRHSFDRPVYWVNVIEQRPLSNWVADAYGVRHQSPQLLKISGSRVARHWSHFDITAANLSS, from the coding sequence ATGGCCAGCATCGTTCCCATGGACCGAGAGGAGCTTCCCGCCGACTGCTACGTGTACAAGCACTCCACCGCCTGCCCGATTTCGGCGGCCGCGGCGGAGGTGGTGCGCCGCCACTCCTTCGACCGGCCGGTGTACTGGGTCAACGTGATCGAGCAGCGCCCGCTGTCCAACTGGGTCGCGGACGCCTACGGCGTGCGTCATCAGTCGCCGCAGCTCCTGAAAATCAGCGGCAGCCGCGTTGCGCGGCACTGGAGCCACTTCGACATCACCGCCGCCAACCTGTCCTCCTGA
- a CDS encoding trypsin-like peptidase domain-containing protein: MMRHGPEPYLNALGSRYAAPDHGGVGVEAGGAADPRLDPYSRAVIEAVDAVSPAVVNLDTADGAASGFIFTPDGFILTNSHVVADAESLTATLADGRQFEAHLVGADPETDLAVVRISGDDLVAAPLGDSSAIRVGQLVVAIGNPYGFQYTVTAGVVSAMGRTLRSGAGRQVNDVIQTDAPLNPGNSGGPLVTSYGEVVGVNTAAIVPAQGICFATAINTAKYVSMYLMREGRVRRSYIGIGGHNVALSRQVVRHLKLRVETGVMVESVMVRGPAGRAGLLRGDVIIAFGDRPISAIDQLDKLLDDRAVGQPTPVTVLRRAGVRHLTITPDEYDGG; encoded by the coding sequence ATGATGCGCCACGGCCCGGAACCGTACCTGAACGCCCTCGGCTCGCGCTACGCGGCGCCCGATCATGGCGGCGTGGGCGTGGAGGCGGGCGGCGCCGCCGACCCGCGGCTTGATCCGTACTCGCGCGCCGTGATCGAGGCGGTCGACGCGGTGTCGCCGGCGGTGGTCAACCTCGATACCGCGGACGGCGCCGCCTCCGGATTCATCTTCACGCCCGACGGCTTCATCCTCACCAACAGCCACGTGGTGGCCGACGCCGAGTCGCTGACCGCCACGCTGGCGGATGGGCGCCAGTTCGAGGCGCACCTCGTCGGCGCGGACCCGGAGACCGACCTTGCGGTGGTGCGGATCTCCGGCGACGACCTGGTGGCGGCGCCGCTCGGCGACTCCTCGGCGATCCGCGTGGGTCAACTGGTGGTCGCCATCGGCAACCCGTACGGGTTCCAGTACACGGTGACCGCGGGCGTGGTGAGCGCCATGGGCCGCACGCTGCGGTCCGGGGCCGGGCGCCAGGTGAACGACGTGATCCAGACCGACGCCCCGCTCAACCCCGGCAACTCGGGCGGCCCGCTGGTTACCTCCTACGGCGAGGTGGTGGGCGTCAACACGGCGGCCATCGTGCCGGCGCAGGGCATCTGTTTCGCCACCGCCATCAACACGGCCAAGTACGTGAGCATGTACCTGATGCGCGAAGGCCGCGTGCGGCGCAGCTACATCGGCATCGGCGGGCACAACGTCGCCCTTTCCCGGCAGGTGGTGCGCCACCTGAAGCTGCGCGTCGAGACCGGGGTGATGGTGGAGTCAGTCATGGTGCGCGGGCCGGCGGGTCGTGCCGGGCTGCTGCGCGGCGACGTGATCATTGCCTTCGGAGATCGTCCGATCTCCGCAATCGACCAGCTCGACAAGCTGCTCGACGACCGGGCGGTGGGGCAGCCGACGCCGGTGACCGTGCTGCGCCGCGCCGGCGTGCGCCACCTCACCATCACCCCCGACGAATACGACGGCGGCTGA
- a CDS encoding M48 family metallopeptidase codes for MEPWPAAETDSRRAGCQGRLMDAGAILLLWIVLYLVQQGSETLLTLLNLRHGARHPRPPAELEEVLDAATVARMREYQLARSRLGLVRRALLVAVTLAVVAGGALGVLDRALAGWLAANGIASPLLAGAAFVVLLAVASMLLTLGLRLYGQFVIEARFGFNRMTMATFFLDQLKSLLLTLILGVPLLLGLFWFMAETGRHWWIWAFCFVAAFQLLVNYLYQPLIAPLFNKFQPLAEGTLKQRLVALAERLRFRVKSVLVMDGSRRSQHSNAYFAGFGGAKRIVLFDTLLGTLDEPQVEAVLAHEIGHEKRRHVLKHVALSLLLTLLGLWLISVLLHQPALFAAFGFHAAGAGEPSSHAALVILSLLSGPATFFLQPAANGWIRRHEYEADRYAARATGGAGALAGALITLSRDNLSNPHPHPWYSAYHYTHPTLTERLRALHRYAATLPAGPEAAPPRPV; via the coding sequence ATGGAACCGTGGCCCGCGGCCGAGACCGACTCGCGCCGCGCGGGCTGCCAGGGCCGGCTGATGGACGCCGGCGCCATTCTGCTGCTGTGGATCGTCCTGTACCTGGTGCAGCAGGGCAGCGAGACGCTGCTCACCCTGCTCAACCTGCGCCACGGCGCCCGCCACCCGCGGCCGCCAGCAGAGTTGGAGGAGGTGCTCGACGCCGCCACCGTGGCACGCATGCGCGAATATCAGCTTGCGCGCAGCCGCCTCGGCCTGGTGCGCCGCGCGCTGCTCGTCGCCGTCACGCTGGCGGTGGTGGCCGGCGGCGCCCTCGGCGTGCTCGACCGCGCGCTCGCCGGCTGGCTGGCGGCGAACGGCATCGCCTCGCCGCTGCTGGCCGGGGCCGCCTTCGTGGTGCTGCTGGCGGTGGCGAGCATGCTCCTGACGCTCGGCCTGCGCCTGTACGGCCAGTTCGTGATCGAGGCCCGGTTCGGCTTCAACCGCATGACGATGGCCACCTTCTTCCTGGACCAGCTCAAGAGCCTGCTGCTCACGCTGATCCTCGGCGTACCGCTGCTGCTCGGGCTGTTCTGGTTCATGGCCGAAACCGGCAGGCACTGGTGGATCTGGGCGTTCTGCTTCGTGGCCGCGTTCCAACTGCTGGTCAACTACCTGTACCAGCCGCTCATCGCGCCGCTGTTCAACAAGTTCCAGCCGCTCGCCGAGGGCACGCTCAAGCAGCGCCTGGTGGCGCTGGCGGAGCGCCTCCGGTTCCGGGTCAAGTCGGTGCTGGTGATGGACGGCAGCCGGCGCTCGCAGCACAGCAACGCCTATTTCGCCGGCTTCGGCGGCGCCAAGCGCATCGTGCTGTTCGACACCCTGCTGGGGACGCTCGACGAGCCGCAGGTGGAGGCGGTGCTGGCGCACGAGATCGGCCACGAGAAGCGGCGCCACGTCCTCAAGCACGTCGCCCTGAGCCTGCTGCTCACCCTGCTCGGGCTGTGGCTGATCAGCGTGCTGCTGCACCAGCCGGCGCTGTTCGCGGCGTTCGGCTTCCACGCTGCCGGCGCCGGCGAGCCGAGCTCGCACGCGGCGCTGGTCATACTCTCGCTGCTGTCCGGCCCCGCCACCTTCTTCCTGCAGCCGGCCGCCAACGGCTGGATCCGGCGCCACGAGTACGAGGCGGACCGCTACGCCGCGCGCGCCACCGGCGGCGCCGGCGCCCTGGCCGGCGCCCTCATCACGCTCAGCCGCGACAACCTGAGCAATCCCCATCCGCACCCCTGGTACAGCGCCTACCACTACACCCACCCTACCCTGACCGAGCGGCTGCGCGCCCTGCACCGCTACGCCGCCACCCTTCCGGCCGGGCCGGAAGCGGCGCCGCCCCGGCCGGTGTAA